The genomic segment GGGTTTGCCAACCCTAATCATGATGTGGTAAGAACAAAACTTCGTAGGTCACAGCACTAAACATGGATGAGGGTGCAGTGTgtcttgtttttatataatccCAGCATCTTTATTGTGTGAATATGGTAACCCTGAATTCATATTGCAAAAATCAATACGAGTACAATTAACAACAATGAACTTAACTCGCACTGTGTATACTTAAGCagatatagacatattatatagtaggtacttaatagttacctataataataatttaaagttgtaataaaacacatttattcgattttcaaaagaACAATATGGAGACACCTGAATCATTAACCACCTGTAATGAAACGAGTaagaatatactatatagaaaatGTATCTACGTATAAAACATGATAAtgttacgtttaaaataatataggtattgaaatatACCAGCtacttgtataatttataggaaatatacctacctaataaatttcCATGTTAAAAACTTTCAACTagatataaagtatatttatatttaataatatttaacacctattcattcaaaaataaataataaagccaAATGAACCTATTCATTAAATTAAGCTacccaatattattttaatgttttatacgtAAGATACATAATTGATAGGTATTTTGGccactatttaattttatgttgaaatatatgatatatttcattgttattggGACCGTgagtaagttataaatttataaaattccatgatttaaaaaaaaaaatattaaccaacaattccaattttgtattcataaagGGACATATCGACTGTTTGCAGGCTAATTGACGTAAGcgccaaaaaccaaattgttcaggagagaCTAAAAACCATTTAAGAGAGATTACGTTgttctatatttataaactatcgtTTTTTGGTTGTAACTATACCAAATATTTgttcttgtataataataatacttaattttttttttttttttaatttaaatttaagttttgtcACTTACgacctattttaaaaacattaaaaaaaaaaaggcgttTACGCCagactatttatttttgatttttttttaataattagtttataataaaattattacgccatgtaacaatattttcgaGCAATTCTAAGCAAATAATTGTTGTTTCAAGATAAgacttaattaaaaaagtggAAATacctgtttttaataaaaataaaaactataacattACCTGTAttacatgaaaatatatcatttgTACTGCATAATTAGTTTATATAGTCTACTTGACTAGGTAGTAagtagtaaattattatgaaattatcctttgaataaaacaaataacaatattgtattgaaaacatAATAGTCTTTAATTAAAAAGTAGAGATACCtctgcatttataataataaaataaaataaaatcacctgtaaataaaaacttaattgtaataatattattttaatattacatattattattatgtatataatattcagtcTTCTTGACTAGTTAATAAGTAGAAAATcaccctaaaaataataatattgtattaataacaaaataacataatagtctatagttaaaaactaaaaacacctctgcgtttaaaataaaataaaataaaatgaatcaactgtataatataaaaacttaataataataatattttaatattgcatattatgtagttaatgTTCAGTCTTCTTGACtactaaataagtaaaaaattatcctaaaaataataatattgtattaataacaaaataacataatagtctatagttaaaaactaaaaacacctctgcgtttaaaataaaataaaataaaatgaatcaactgtataatataaaaacttaataataataatattttaatattgcatattatgcaGTTAATGTTCAGTCTTCTTGActagtaaataagtaaaaaatgatcctttaagtaacaataaaaaaattagaccaattaaaattatcttgaaacataatatttataataattactaatagtcATCAGAAACATCAGAATCTTCAATATCAGACTCGTCAAGACAGTCTCTAATTGTCTCACTAGAATTCATATCATAGTACTCTGCATGAAATctgttaatcaataatattatattattatacatttgttaaacCAGTgcaaaatagaattaaaaattatcttactTTTCTGGGATGATACCATTCTTGCACAAATCTGACAAATCTTTGAATTTGGCAGATGAAATGGGTAATTTTCTTTCATAGCATTTGTTTGGCAATGTTGGTGTTTGTGCAAATCTCCCTCTTTTTTTGATGACATGTAGTTTTTTGGGACATTCTTCAAATTTATAAGattcaaaaatcattatatcTACATCTTCatctttttttatgaataattatgacCTCAATTTAGAGTTCATTACTCTTTCACCAGTTTCTGTTATTAGAATGTTAGGGAAAAATGTAGTAGAAAACTGTTTCCAATCCAAAAAATCTgttgattttaattcaattacttCTAAAGGTCTGGGATTTGTTCAAGCATTCCTTATTATTGGTGGCCATTCACTAGGTGTCCATACAgtagtttttttaatgaacagTTCAATAGTAGCATGGATGCTATCTACTGGCATATAGGTATGCCCAGGTAGTAGAAATGTCAACTTAATttcagttatacattttaattcaaacttAAGGACATACATAATCATTGCAAACATTGCTTTATTCTTATTTTGGCCTGCACATGAGTCACAAAATAATGCAATAGATGTTATAGATTGGCGTTGGTcaacactatttaaataattataaatgcatgaAACTATTTCATTGCAACCTCTATTACCTATTGTCTCACCCCACAAATAACAAAAAGCATTTTGGTTTCTACTTTCATAAAtggttaaattataggtactaaatttccGACTATAATATAAGTTCATATTATCACCCTTGGgagtatttaaaactttttgtaaGTCGAAGCTGACACATAATGACATAGTATTGTCtaatggttttttatattttagaaacataGCTTTACAGTCTTCTTTGtcatttatatgtttttgatgATTTATGATTGATTCATCTTGTGAACTATCtccattcaaattaataatattatcaaatttagaacaTGTACGCCATTTATCCTTTTTAGGTAAAtgaaaacctatattatattcttctgtgaatacttttctaaaaaaaaatttagaaacaggtatatcattatttgttttgCAATAATCTTTATAAATGGCATAAAGTCGAAGAATATTCATAAACTCTGCTGGTAAGTATTTTTTGGTTGTCGATGCTCGGCAATAATGTGAAGGAACAGCAGgtagatttttaataaattcatgaaGTTTAGAAActgttatttcatttattttattcttgggAATTACTTTTCCACGACCATCACTGAGTGCTGTAGCAACTGGTGAAGAATTCTTAATAGTATAAAgcaaaaatttttgttttatatctaaCATCGTTAATAAATACTGCTGACAAACTTGATATTTTTCACCCATGTATGACAAAAAATAGCTGTAGGTGTTGGAACGTCTACTGATGATTTTGGTTCTTATTCTTTTAACACTTCCTTTTATAGCACATTGAATTAAAAAGTCACGTTGTCTTGACTTATTTCCAAGTTtccaaaaattatcaaacataatttgtctatcattttcagaaaatttttcataacatttgaattgacatttttttttagttatacatgaatttgttttaacaaatttacctacaccatttaatttttgtagtttaGTTGCACGTATGTTAaccttcttctttttttttcccCTCTTGATTATttcttcataaatattattatctaccacaacagtattgtttttaaaatctgtATTACATTCATCAGAACTCTTATCTTTCATAATTTGACTAAACAAAACATTTGTCAAACGAACATTTTCtgaattaggtaatattatagagttGACACTACTTACAACATCATTATTGCATTGCTTGGTAGCAGCGGCGATTAATTTATTTGCTCGACTTCTGGAcgtcataattcaaatttcaattaaaataacagaCGCGAGATGGAAACATTCAAActagttataaaaatagtaaaaagaataattataattattaagaaatcaaaaatccgttttagacttttagtcgTAATCACCAATAACGTTATCAGATAAATGCGCGGGAAAACATGTAAAACGTCGTAAGCAACAATAatgcatagatattaaagaatggataggccatttaatagctatattaataaaataaagagtAGTGTGCCGgaatggggaagagagaaagactgttttttatcattgcttctcattctgaccttagatcatatacatgatacatatacatatacatatacatatcatatacatCATACATCATACATCATATGATCTAAGATTCTGACAGAGGTCTTATCATAaatgatatacaataattatacatatatctatttgtgataagacctctataatctcaacaaatgttcatgttcgttcccgtaaatggcctatccattctttaaggCGCCCGATGCCTATGTGATTTTGAcctcaaaaacacggtttacgggaataatgatcctgccctgtagagttaaccaaatttgataatttttttttttattaatagaggagaatattctacagcccgcatcgaactccttttttcgatattttcatctcaaacttaattataagtctttaaaaaaaagacaatttttagcttttttataaattattttatactattatttaaaataaaatacaaaatcagagatcgatgcgggctgtaggaagtcttcttctttcagataaaaaaatactcatcaaaatccgacaattctataaagcttgagagttatttcCGTAAAGcaacttttttcaatataatacaccctatcaaccacccctaaatagttatcgggtagtagattagtggaaaagtcttataattgaggtagcaactaaaatataaaatttaattttcaaattttatagaattgtggaaaatttgaaaaactggcaccgcgGGACCCTTAATATCTATGCAATAATGTCGCATAAGCAATTTCACATTTTTTCGAATGTCGCTTACATCAATTTAGTGGTGCTTAcgacctaaatatttataactgttaaacatttttgtcgCTTACGAAAAACACTTAAACATCGATAAAATGAATTGTATTCAATGTATCGATACCAGAGTCAGCGCTATCTATGCGTCGTAATGTCGCTTATGCCAAAATGACAAAAAGTGAATTTAGAGAAATTGGTCGCTTACGCCAAATAGCCTTCTCACCGTCGATTATTATcttcaaaaatatactttttgatttgtatttaaacattttgttttgtattgacACCTTGCACACCCCTTACCCATAGATgcaactagggttaaaattctggtgggggggggggcaaagcccaccaacaaaactatttatttaaaa from the Acyrthosiphon pisum isolate AL4f chromosome X, pea_aphid_22Mar2018_4r6ur, whole genome shotgun sequence genome contains:
- the LOC107884503 gene encoding uncharacterized protein LOC107884503 isoform X2 produces the protein MIFESYKFEECPKKLHVIKKRGRFAQTPTLPNKCYERKLPISSAKFKDLSDLCKNGIIPEKFHAEYYDMNSSETIRDCLDESDIEDSDVSDDY
- the LOC107884503 gene encoding uncharacterized protein LOC107884503 isoform X1, whose protein sequence is MTSRSRANKLIAAATKQCNNDVVSSVNSIILPNSENVRLTNVLFSQIMKDKSSDECNTDFKNNTVVVDNNIYEEIIKRGKKKKKVNIRATKLQKLNGVGKFVKTNSCITKKKCQFKCYEKFSENDRQIMFDNFWKLGNKSRQRDFLIQCAIKGSVKRIRTKIISRRSNTYSYFLSYMGEKYQVCQQYLLTMLDIKQKFLLYTIKNSSPVATALSDGRGKVIPKNKINEITVSKLHEFIKNLPAVPSHYCRASTTKKYLPAEFMNILRLYAIYKDYCKTNNDIPVSKFFFRKVFTEEYNIGFHLPKKDKWRTCSKFDNIINLNGDSSQDESIINHQKHINDKEDCKAMFLKYKKPLDNTMSLCVSFDLQKVLNTPKGDNMNLYYSRKFSTYNLTIYESRNQNAFCYLWGETIGNRGCNEIVSCIYNYLNSVDQRQSITSIALFCDSCAGQNKNKAMFAMIMYVLKFELKCITEIKLTFLLPGHTYMPVDSIHATIELFIKKTTVWTPSEWPPIIRNA